In Methanosphaera sp. ISO3-F5, a genomic segment contains:
- a CDS encoding glycosyltransferase family 4 protein has product MKILQVIPYFAFSRGGDVNVCYNISKQFCKMGHDVTILTTTFDFDKEDTDSIPNLTLVPIEHKFNLALFIYSPKIKEWLEENIRNYDIIHLHELRSYQNNVIIGYAKKYGIPYILQPHASTPKHVNKSFIKNIYDFIYGNRIMQNATTTIAVSNEEAYYDKLMKARDVQVIYNGMNIEEYDKLPKQGTFKKKINISSPYILYLGRMDKLKGINHLIEAFSLLPQEFSEYKLVIAGKITEYKKELDNLIKTYNIEDKVIFTDFIDEKDKKSVYIDAELFVNPVKYMGGVSITVFESILSNTPVIVTPESGELIEKINAGTVIEYGNIESLKNEIIHSLTDEKMVNEQLRNGQEYIRNNLEWTTVSNKILTIYKEALNKGEFDD; this is encoded by the coding sequence ATGAAAATATTACAGGTTATACCTTATTTTGCATTTTCTAGGGGAGGAGATGTGAATGTTTGTTACAATATTTCTAAACAATTTTGTAAAATGGGTCATGATGTTACTATATTAACTACTACTTTTGATTTTGATAAGGAGGATACTGATAGTATACCTAATTTGACTCTTGTTCCTATTGAGCATAAATTCAATTTAGCATTATTCATTTACTCTCCTAAAATAAAAGAATGGCTTGAGGAAAACATAAGAAACTATGATATCATCCATTTACATGAACTTAGATCATACCAAAACAATGTGATTATAGGATATGCTAAGAAATATGGTATCCCCTATATATTACAACCACATGCATCCACTCCAAAGCATGTAAACAAATCATTCATAAAGAATATATACGACTTCATATACGGTAACAGAATTATGCAAAATGCTACAACAACAATCGCAGTATCTAATGAAGAAGCATATTACGATAAACTTATGAAAGCTAGAGACGTTCAAGTAATATATAACGGAATGAACATCGAAGAATACGATAAATTACCCAAACAGGGAACTTTCAAGAAAAAAATCAATATATCCTCACCGTACATACTATACCTCGGAAGAATGGATAAACTCAAAGGAATAAACCACCTCATAGAAGCATTCAGTTTACTTCCACAAGAATTCTCAGAATACAAACTAGTCATTGCAGGTAAGATTACAGAATACAAGAAAGAATTAGATAATCTAATAAAAACATACAATATTGAAGACAAAGTCATATTCACAGATTTTATTGATGAAAAAGACAAAAAAAGTGTATACATTGATGCAGAATTATTCGTTAATCCCGTGAAATACATGGGCGGAGTCTCAATAACCGTCTTTGAATCAATATTATCCAATACGCCCGTGATTGTAACACCAGAATCAGGGGAACTAATAGAAAAAATCAATGCAGGTACCGTAATAGAATATGGTAATATCGAGTCACTGAAAAATGAAATCATACACAGTTTAACTGATGAAAAAATGGTAAATGAACAATTAAGGAATGGACAAGAATACATTCGAAACAATCTAGAATGGACAACTGTGTCAAATAAAATATTAACCATCTACAAAGAAGCATTAAATAAAGGTGAATTTGATGACTAA
- a CDS encoding glycosyltransferase family 4 protein yields MTKILLLCHDIPSMTVGATLPLYHLIKQLGNKYDIHLISFNSKKYDVKLLEKYLSDIDTLLIPEYLDIKNQLKYTVKNMLSFDNIKTRSFLNYYYHPKMKKLIQESLDDKDLIITDMPMAFYVKNIKKPKIVYAFDAVSDYNYKMYNKAETLVSKTYWYLNYLKIHRYEQTYNKFDSCILVNKKDKQILEKDIDTNLEVIPNGVDTEFFRNNNEKTDPHIVFLGDMSTPPNNDAVKYFIEEIYPKVLSKKQIPFWIVGRNPSSYIEKVGNDSNITVTGSVEDVRTYLCPGTIFVTPMISGTGIKNKILEAMSMNLPVVSTSIGINGIDAENYKEFILCDDPTGFADAILELSYNKDLSEKIGLEARRFVEKNYSWERSMHKMEKIIEKVST; encoded by the coding sequence ATGACTAAAATATTACTGTTATGTCATGACATACCTTCAATGACTGTAGGTGCCACATTACCCTTATATCATCTTATAAAACAACTCGGAAATAAATATGACATCCATTTAATCTCATTCAACTCTAAAAAATACGATGTTAAACTTCTTGAAAAATATTTATCAGATATAGATACTTTACTCATCCCAGAATATTTGGATATTAAAAACCAACTAAAATATACTGTTAAAAACATGTTATCATTTGATAATATTAAAACAAGAAGCTTTTTAAACTATTATTATCATCCTAAAATGAAGAAATTAATCCAAGAATCATTAGATGATAAGGATCTTATCATAACAGACATGCCCATGGCATTTTATGTGAAAAATATTAAAAAACCAAAAATAGTTTATGCGTTCGATGCAGTGAGTGACTACAATTATAAAATGTACAATAAAGCAGAAACCCTTGTTTCAAAAACATATTGGTACCTGAACTATCTTAAAATTCATAGATATGAACAAACATACAATAAATTTGATTCATGCATATTAGTAAATAAGAAAGATAAACAAATTCTTGAAAAGGATATTGACACTAATTTGGAAGTTATTCCAAATGGTGTGGATACTGAGTTTTTTAGGAATAATAACGAAAAAACTGACCCCCACATTGTTTTCTTAGGAGATATGAGTACACCGCCTAATAATGATGCTGTAAAATACTTTATCGAGGAAATTTATCCAAAGGTGTTGAGTAAAAAACAAATACCATTTTGGATTGTTGGACGTAACCCATCAAGTTATATAGAAAAAGTTGGTAATGACAGTAATATAACTGTAACTGGTTCTGTTGAAGATGTTAGAACCTATTTATGTCCCGGAACAATATTTGTTACTCCAATGATATCGGGTACTGGAATAAAAAATAAGATATTGGAAGCAATGAGTATGAATTTACCAGTAGTTTCTACTAGTATAGGAATAAATGGTATTGATGCAGAAAACTATAAAGAATTCATATTATGTGATGATCCTACTGGTTTTGCAGATGCTATCCTAGAATTAAGTTATAATAAAGATTTATCAGAAAAGATTGGTCTCGAGGCTAGAAGATTTGTTGAAAAGAATTATTCATGGGAACGTTCCATGCATAAAATGGAAAAAATAATTGAAAAGGTTAGTACCTGA
- a CDS encoding transposase has product MIDENCIYLTQSTLIRGLSKKQFNVLVDISLKLNDLRNCAIKTTKLDKCADDKHFKQLNFKSIITKVRTEFSKDYSFIQAHIANNVIKKHVESFNSYVALTNKSIDNEYKRPLNKPKRRDDSLHNIIIPRESITSSKKKLAQGYIELPLSREYKKELKSKDCRPRIRIPENIRDKKIIQVEIIPLKNGQMFKANFTYQMEKESLGLDESKMMGIDLGVNNFASIVTSEGTPYLVGGRFLKNQIAFKCKKIAQYQSILNKQGLKTSKRIQKINTKFKAIQNNFLDHTTKFIIETCKKQDIGTIILGYNKNFKYETDMGKKQNQIFTQIAFKKFINKLETQCQKYDIKLIITEESYTSKSSFLDNDILPTYKTDEEEEEYKFKGKRIKRGLYKTSTGILINADINAACNIIRKSKQNFPKERLYKWARTAPGKIKKIQDYFQK; this is encoded by the coding sequence ATGATAGATGAAAATTGTATATATTTAACTCAAAGTACTCTTATTAGAGGTCTTTCTAAGAAACAATTCAATGTTTTAGTGGATATTTCATTGAAATTAAATGATTTACGAAATTGTGCTATAAAAACTACTAAATTAGATAAATGTGCTGATGATAAACATTTTAAACAGTTGAATTTCAAATCAATAATCACTAAAGTTAGAACTGAATTCAGTAAAGATTATTCATTTATTCAAGCTCATATAGCAAATAATGTTATTAAAAAGCATGTTGAATCTTTTAATTCTTATGTTGCATTAACAAATAAAAGCATCGATAATGAATATAAACGACCATTAAATAAACCTAAACGGAGAGATGACAGTTTACATAATATTATAATACCGCGGGAGTCAATAACTTCTTCCAAGAAAAAATTAGCCCAGGGTTACATTGAATTACCCTTAAGCAGAGAATATAAAAAAGAGTTAAAATCCAAAGATTGCAGACCACGTATTAGAATTCCGGAAAATATACGTGATAAAAAGATTATACAAGTAGAAATTATACCATTAAAGAATGGACAAATGTTTAAAGCCAATTTCACATATCAAATGGAAAAAGAGTCTCTAGGTTTAGATGAAAGTAAGATGATGGGTATTGATTTGGGTGTTAATAATTTTGCAAGTATTGTTACAAGTGAAGGGACCCCATATCTTGTGGGCGGGCGATTTTTAAAAAATCAAATAGCCTTCAAATGCAAAAAAATAGCACAATATCAATCAATACTAAACAAACAGGGACTAAAAACATCCAAACGAATACAAAAAATAAACACCAAATTTAAAGCAATACAAAACAACTTCCTAGATCATACAACCAAATTCATAATAGAAACATGCAAAAAACAAGACATAGGAACCATAATACTCGGATACAACAAAAACTTCAAATACGAAACAGATATGGGAAAAAAACAAAATCAAATATTCACACAAATTGCTTTCAAAAAATTCATAAACAAACTAGAAACGCAATGCCAAAAATACGACATCAAACTAATTATTACCGAAGAATCCTACACAAGCAAAAGCAGTTTCCTAGACAACGACATATTACCAACCTACAAAACAGACGAAGAAGAAGAGGAATATAAATTTAAAGGAAAACGAATAAAAAGAGGACTCTATAAAACAAGCACAGGAATATTAATAAATGCAGATATCAATGCAGCATGTAATATCATTCGTAAAAGTAAGCAGAACTTCCCCAAGGAACGACTGTATAAGTGGGCACGGACTGCCCCAGGGAAAATCAAAAAAATACAAGACTATTTTCAAAAATAA
- a CDS encoding glycosyltransferase family 2 protein, protein MKVSFVIPALNEEGIVGKTIKSIPVEDIEEAGYEVEIIVINNNSTDNTEQEAREAGATVFLEMNRGYGNAYKRGFKEATGDILVMGDADGTYPLEQSMRFINMIIEDGCDFVIGSRFDGTIEEGAMPALHQYIGNPMLTKMLNILFHSHYSDTHCGMRAFTREAYDKMELTAPGMEYAIEMVIEASEKNLRIKEVPISYRKRGGGEAKLSSFDDGWRHIKYMLTRKFN, encoded by the coding sequence ATGAAAGTTTCATTTGTTATTCCGGCATTAAATGAAGAAGGGATAGTAGGAAAAACTATTAAAAGTATTCCTGTTGAAGATATTGAAGAAGCAGGATATGAAGTGGAGATTATAGTAATAAATAATAATTCCACAGACAATACTGAACAAGAAGCTAGAGAAGCTGGTGCTACTGTTTTTTTAGAAATGAATAGAGGATATGGAAATGCTTATAAACGTGGCTTTAAAGAGGCTACTGGTGATATTTTAGTTATGGGTGATGCTGATGGAACATATCCATTAGAACAGTCAATGCGTTTTATTAATATGATAATAGAGGATGGTTGTGACTTCGTTATAGGTTCACGTTTTGATGGAACTATTGAGGAAGGTGCTATGCCTGCACTGCACCAGTATATAGGTAATCCTATGTTAACTAAGATGTTAAACATATTGTTCCATTCACATTATTCTGATACTCACTGTGGTATGAGAGCATTTACGCGTGAAGCATATGACAAAATGGAATTAACTGCTCCTGGAATGGAATATGCTATTGAAATGGTTATTGAAGCATCAGAGAAAAATTTACGTATAAAAGAAGTGCCTATTTCATATAGAAAACGTGGTGGTGGAGAAGCTAAGCTCAGTTCCTTTGATGATGGTTGGAGACATATTAAATATATGTTAACTCGTAAATTTAACTAA
- a CDS encoding glycosyltransferase family 4 protein — MKVIQTPVRFYPFIGGVEKYVYYISKELVKYENCDVKVICANEPENVSEEVYNDIVIKRLGYTGKIANTNVTLSLPKVLYNEDFDIIHTHVPTPWSSDWSNIFSRIKNKPLVVTYHNDIIGEGIANTIANIYNSTALKLLLNRANKIIITQDDYIQSPHLQKYKDKITTIPNGVDTSLFTPTTSAKKDNQIFFLSVLDKFHKYKGLDYLLDALVEVKKVISDVKLVVGGKGSLLEFYKNKVKDLGLEDNVEFKGFLTDEEVISMYQESELFVLPSISSLQEGFGIVVLEALSCETPVISTTIVGVSDDVINTDSGIIVPPRDVDKLTGAIIKILSDKKLIAQMGKKGRQLVQEKYEWKSIAKSIHELYEELL, encoded by the coding sequence TTGAAAGTTATACAAACTCCCGTACGATTTTACCCGTTCATTGGAGGGGTTGAAAAGTATGTGTATTATATTTCTAAAGAACTAGTTAAATATGAAAACTGTGATGTTAAAGTCATATGTGCTAATGAACCAGAAAATGTTTCCGAAGAAGTGTATAATGACATAGTTATTAAACGATTAGGTTACACTGGAAAAATAGCTAATACTAATGTTACTTTATCCCTGCCCAAAGTATTATACAATGAAGATTTTGATATTATCCACACGCATGTCCCTACCCCATGGAGTAGTGATTGGAGTAATATATTTTCCAGAATAAAAAATAAACCTCTTGTAGTAACTTATCATAATGATATTATTGGGGAAGGAATTGCAAACACTATTGCTAATATTTATAACAGTACCGCTCTTAAATTACTGTTAAATAGGGCTAACAAGATTATTATTACACAAGATGATTATATTCAGTCACCTCATTTACAGAAATATAAGGATAAGATAACTACAATTCCTAATGGTGTGGATACTTCCTTGTTTACTCCAACAACAAGTGCAAAAAAGGATAATCAGATATTTTTCCTTAGTGTTTTGGATAAATTTCATAAGTATAAAGGATTAGATTATCTTCTTGATGCATTAGTTGAAGTGAAAAAAGTAATTTCTGATGTTAAACTGGTTGTTGGTGGTAAGGGATCATTGTTAGAGTTCTATAAAAATAAGGTCAAAGATTTAGGTCTGGAGGATAATGTTGAATTTAAAGGATTTTTAACTGATGAAGAAGTTATATCAATGTATCAAGAATCAGAATTATTTGTTTTACCTTCTATTTCCTCATTACAGGAGGGTTTTGGTATTGTTGTCCTAGAAGCATTGTCCTGTGAAACTCCTGTTATTAGCACGACAATAGTAGGTGTGTCTGATGATGTTATCAACACAGATAGTGGTATTATAGTTCCTCCAAGGGATGTTGATAAACTTACAGGGGCTATAATAAAAATCTTAAGTGACAAGAAATTAATTGCTCAGATGGGTAAAAAGGGTAGACAACTTGTTCAAGAAAAATATGAATGGAAGAGCATTGCAAAGTCAATACATGAATTGTATGAGGAATTATTATGA
- a CDS encoding glycosyltransferase family 4 protein, with protein MKIAFIYDTAFPWITGGAERRIYEIATRLVNRGHDVHIFSLGYWMEAEHYSSKEIIQYNGITYHSVGKPMDLYTENNTRSIREALYFARCILTNAELNDFDIVDCQGFPYFSCYTSKLKNRKNLVITVHEVWNDYWYEYLGKLGLFGKIIEKGIFHLTKNIICVSQLTYENMLKNKTPDNATIISNGVDTNEITFINPHREYSDVIFAGRLIPEKHVDLIINAISKVVSVHPRVKCKVIGNGPSEAYLKQLTADLNIENNVIFEDFCEKQDELYSKIKSSSALILPSKREGFGIIVIEANACGVPVITLDYPMNAAKDLIREDNGWLVDDNPEELANLICRIIDDGVSNQQRKLCRNYAKEYDWNHIASLTEKYYYSIKK; from the coding sequence ATGAAAATTGCGTTTATTTATGATACTGCATTTCCTTGGATTACTGGAGGAGCCGAAAGAAGAATATACGAGATTGCAACCAGATTAGTTAATAGAGGTCATGATGTTCATATTTTTTCTTTAGGTTACTGGATGGAAGCAGAACACTATTCTTCTAAAGAAATAATACAATATAATGGCATTACCTATCATAGTGTGGGTAAACCAATGGATTTATATACAGAAAATAATACTCGTTCTATTAGAGAAGCATTATACTTTGCCAGATGTATTTTGACTAATGCTGAATTAAATGATTTTGACATTGTTGATTGTCAAGGTTTCCCTTATTTTTCATGTTATACCAGTAAATTAAAAAACCGGAAAAATCTGGTTATTACTGTACATGAGGTATGGAATGATTATTGGTATGAATATCTTGGAAAATTAGGCTTATTCGGAAAAATTATAGAAAAAGGAATTTTTCATTTAACAAAAAATATAATATGTGTTTCACAATTAACTTATGAAAATATGCTTAAGAACAAAACTCCTGATAACGCCACTATTATATCTAATGGTGTGGATACTAATGAAATAACCTTTATAAACCCTCACCGGGAGTATTCTGATGTTATATTTGCTGGACGATTAATTCCTGAAAAGCATGTGGATCTAATTATTAATGCTATTTCAAAGGTTGTTTCGGTACATCCGCGAGTTAAATGTAAAGTTATAGGTAATGGTCCATCAGAAGCATATCTTAAGCAGCTAACGGCTGATTTAAATATTGAGAATAATGTCATTTTTGAAGATTTTTGTGAAAAACAGGATGAATTGTATAGTAAGATTAAAAGTTCAAGTGCTTTAATTCTGCCTTCCAAACGTGAAGGTTTTGGTATTATTGTTATTGAAGCAAACGCTTGTGGTGTTCCAGTGATAACTCTTGATTATCCTATGAATGCTGCTAAGGATCTTATAAGAGAAGATAATGGTTGGTTGGTTGATGATAATCCGGAAGAACTTGCTAATTTAATCTGCAGGATTATTGATGATGGTGTTAGTAACCAGCAAAGAAAGTTATGCAGAAACTATGCGAAAGAATATGATTGGAATCATATAGCTTCATTAACCGAAAAATATTATTATTCCATTAAGAAATAA
- a CDS encoding NAD-dependent epimerase/dehydratase family protein, protein MDIESAYEGETILVTGGAGCVGSNLTRKLAEYNPKKIIILDNLSSAYKWNIPKADCIEFIEGDICDDQVLKWVFKESPDYVFHLAAHFANQNSVDQPEKDLKVNGLGILKVLEYAQLTGVKRFVYSSSGCGVYGLDSKMPFEEHDISISLHTPYQVTKLLGELYTNYFHNLYELPIVNARFFNVFGPGEVPGKYRNVIPNFMYWAMNGQALPITGDGTETRDWTYVEDIVQGLTRMGIVEDAIGEAINLGSGKDHQVIDMANKVNELCDNKAGIEYKERRNWDAKNKLLSSIDKAKKILKYEPKHGFDEGLENTHEWFVNNWDNIQKSAEFKF, encoded by the coding sequence GTGGATATAGAAAGTGCATATGAAGGAGAAACTATCCTCGTAACAGGTGGAGCAGGATGTGTAGGAAGTAATTTAACAAGAAAACTTGCAGAATACAATCCTAAAAAGATAATTATCTTAGATAACTTATCATCAGCATATAAATGGAATATACCAAAAGCAGATTGTATTGAATTTATAGAAGGAGACATTTGTGATGATCAAGTACTCAAATGGGTGTTCAAGGAATCACCAGATTATGTATTCCATTTAGCAGCACATTTTGCTAATCAGAACTCTGTAGACCAACCAGAAAAAGATTTAAAAGTTAACGGACTTGGAATTCTGAAGGTACTTGAATATGCTCAGTTAACAGGTGTAAAACGATTTGTTTATTCAAGTAGTGGTTGTGGAGTTTACGGTTTAGATTCAAAAATGCCCTTCGAAGAACATGATATTAGTATTAGTCTCCATACACCATACCAAGTAACTAAATTGTTAGGAGAACTTTACACCAATTATTTCCATAACCTTTATGAATTACCTATTGTTAATGCCAGATTCTTTAATGTGTTCGGCCCTGGAGAAGTACCTGGAAAATATAGGAATGTTATACCAAACTTTATGTATTGGGCAATGAATGGCCAAGCATTACCTATAACTGGTGATGGAACAGAAACTCGTGACTGGACTTATGTAGAAGATATTGTTCAGGGATTAACCAGGATGGGAATTGTGGAAGATGCAATAGGAGAAGCTATTAACTTGGGTTCAGGTAAAGACCATCAAGTTATTGATATGGCAAATAAGGTCAATGAATTATGTGATAATAAGGCAGGAATAGAGTATAAAGAACGTAGGAATTGGGATGCTAAAAACAAGTTATTGTCATCAATTGATAAAGCAAAAAAAATATTGAAATATGAACCAAAACATGGATTTGATGAAGGATTAGAAAATACTCATGAATGGTTCGTTAATAATTGGGATAATATCCAGAAAAGTGCAGAATTTAAATTTTAA
- a CDS encoding glycosyltransferase family 4 protein: MRICFVSNLYPPNVLGGAEIVVEKMANAMNKRGHTVIVITTSPDDSMHILKEEGITVYQLNTTRLYPTYKQTEPQGVKKPLWHVFDLWNNKTLNVIKEILVKESIDIVHINNFKGLSLSCFKSGKDLDIPVVYESHDFSLICPRANLIRGNNTLCQNRNVICNEYVRVQRKLLSDNVDLVISPSQFMIDTFRDNNFFNNTDCVKIPLGVEFESNRTVKNYDTIDITYIGTLGKHKGVHTLITAFKQINNENIRLHIIGKGYDEEEFKKMGDTDDRIIFHGFVDNRDILKYYEMTNILVIPSICYDNSPLVIYESFSTGTPVIGSSIGGIPELITEGYNGFLFESGNSDSLKEKLVKVINDKELLKTLECNAFDSLPSDSMEIMISQIIREYDQLVEQ; the protein is encoded by the coding sequence ATGAGAATATGCTTTGTAAGTAATCTTTATCCCCCAAATGTTCTTGGAGGGGCCGAGATTGTTGTTGAAAAAATGGCTAATGCTATGAATAAACGAGGCCATACTGTTATTGTTATAACAACCAGCCCCGACGATTCTATGCATATTCTTAAAGAGGAGGGTATTACTGTTTACCAGTTGAATACCACTAGATTATATCCTACTTATAAGCAGACAGAACCTCAGGGAGTTAAGAAGCCGTTATGGCATGTTTTTGACTTATGGAATAATAAGACATTGAATGTTATCAAAGAGATTCTGGTAAAGGAAAGTATTGATATAGTGCATATTAACAATTTTAAGGGTTTGTCGTTGTCTTGTTTTAAGTCTGGAAAAGACTTGGATATTCCTGTTGTTTATGAATCACATGATTTTTCATTGATTTGTCCTAGGGCTAATCTGATTAGGGGAAATAATACTCTTTGCCAAAATAGGAATGTAATCTGTAATGAGTATGTTAGGGTTCAGAGAAAATTACTTAGTGATAATGTTGACTTGGTTATTTCACCATCACAGTTTATGATTGACACGTTTAGGGATAATAATTTCTTTAATAATACTGACTGTGTGAAAATTCCTTTAGGTGTTGAGTTTGAATCTAACAGGACTGTTAAAAATTATGATACGATAGATATTACTTATATCGGTACCCTGGGTAAACATAAGGGTGTTCATACATTAATAACAGCTTTTAAACAGATAAATAATGAAAATATCCGTTTACATATAATTGGTAAGGGTTATGATGAAGAAGAGTTTAAAAAAATGGGTGACACTGATGATAGGATTATCTTCCATGGATTTGTAGATAACCGTGATATATTGAAGTATTATGAGATGACTAATATTCTTGTAATACCTTCAATATGTTATGATAATTCGCCATTAGTTATTTATGAAAGTTTCAGTACCGGAACTCCTGTTATTGGCAGTAGTATTGGTGGAATTCCTGAATTAATCACTGAAGGTTATAATGGTTTTCTGTTTGAATCAGGCAATTCTGATAGTTTGAAAGAGAAACTTGTAAAAGTAATAAATGACAAAGAATTATTAAAAACATTGGAATGTAATGCATTTGATAGTTTACCTTCCGATTCTATGGAAATTATGATTAGCCAGATTATCAGAGAATATGATCAATTAGTAGAGCAGTGA
- a CDS encoding glycosyltransferase, producing the protein MRILVVQESDWIKRNPHQQHHLMELLGLRGHKIRVIDYEVEWKDNKKDDEKYKSPRQVFEGYKKVYNTDNITVIRPPLIKIPVLNYFSVIHYHKNEIKRQIREFNPDIIVAFGILNANIASRIAKKEKIPFVYYFIDVLHQLIPEKTFRGLGKRITQKTIKNSSYVLTINRRLSETAVELGANPHKLSIIDAGINLKQFNYKSHRGNKIRRYYNISNKDIVLFFMGFLYNFAGLKELAVELGKNKAKYPNIKLLITGDGDAFEALTLIQKRYHLEDQLILTGRQKYTIMPDLIGASDACILPAYKDEIIMQDIVPIKLYEYMAMKKPVIATRLPGLVAEFGEKNGLIYINTPEEVLDIVQEKFKNKKEIESIGLAGYNFVRDNDWSALAIKFESILENLILDVLLKDV; encoded by the coding sequence ATGAGAATATTAGTGGTACAAGAATCTGATTGGATAAAGAGAAATCCTCATCAACAACATCATTTAATGGAATTATTAGGTTTACGTGGTCATAAGATAAGAGTTATTGACTATGAGGTTGAGTGGAAGGATAATAAGAAAGATGATGAAAAATATAAATCTCCGAGACAAGTGTTTGAAGGTTATAAGAAAGTGTATAACACTGACAATATTACAGTAATAAGACCACCTCTTATTAAAATTCCTGTACTTAATTATTTTTCAGTCATACATTACCATAAAAATGAGATTAAAAGACAAATAAGGGAATTTAATCCAGATATTATCGTTGCTTTTGGTATATTGAATGCAAATATTGCTTCCAGGATAGCTAAAAAGGAAAAGATACCTTTCGTTTATTACTTTATAGATGTGTTACATCAACTTATTCCTGAAAAGACATTTAGAGGTTTGGGTAAACGGATAACTCAGAAAACTATTAAAAATTCATCTTATGTGCTCACGATTAATCGTAGACTTAGTGAAACCGCTGTTGAATTAGGAGCTAATCCACATAAGTTATCAATTATTGATGCTGGAATTAATTTAAAACAATTCAACTATAAAAGTCATAGAGGAAACAAGATTAGAAGATATTATAATATTAGTAACAAGGACATAGTCCTTTTTTTCATGGGATTCTTGTATAATTTTGCAGGACTTAAAGAATTAGCAGTAGAACTTGGAAAGAACAAGGCTAAATATCCTAATATTAAATTGTTAATTACTGGTGATGGTGATGCTTTTGAAGCCTTGACTCTTATCCAGAAAAGATATCATTTAGAAGATCAGTTAATTCTTACTGGAAGACAAAAATATACTATAATGCCTGATTTGATTGGTGCTAGTGATGCTTGTATTCTTCCAGCATACAAGGATGAAATTATCATGCAGGATATTGTTCCTATTAAATTGTATGAATATATGGCTATGAAGAAACCGGTTATTGCAACTAGACTTCCAGGTTTGGTTGCTGAATTTGGGGAGAAAAATGGTTTGATTTATATTAACACTCCTGAAGAAGTTTTAGATATTGTTCAGGAAAAATTTAAGAACAAAAAGGAAATTGAAAGTATTGGACTTGCAGGTTATAATTTTGTTCGTGATAATGATTGGAGTGCATTGGCTATTAAATTTGAAAGTATTTTAGAAAATTTGATATTGGATGTTTTATTAAAAGATGTTTAA